One Streptomyces drozdowiczii DNA segment encodes these proteins:
- a CDS encoding endo alpha-1,4 polygalactosaminidase, with product MRDRTAARTSGARGALAVTALMLLTTLTGCSSGHDEAPAGKATASARPSPARWRPAPGTDWQWQLSGRLDTSVDAPVYDIDGFDRTAAQVAALHREGRKVICYLSTGAWEEFRPDAARFPTAVLGKGNGWKGERWLDIRRTEVLEPLMEARIAMCAKKGFDAVEPDNMDGYRNRSGFPLTAADQLRYNRLIARLVHRHGMSVGLKNDLPQIPELVGDFDFAVNEQCAQYEECEELTPFVKAGKAVFHVEYELPAAEFCAQSRKLGLSSLRKEYELGAERESCAQGVSGGSGSDTP from the coding sequence ATGCGCGACCGGACGGCCGCACGGACGAGCGGGGCGCGCGGCGCTCTCGCCGTCACCGCACTCATGCTGCTCACGACGCTCACGGGGTGCTCCTCGGGGCATGACGAGGCCCCGGCGGGGAAGGCGACCGCCTCCGCGCGGCCCTCGCCGGCGCGCTGGCGGCCGGCGCCCGGCACGGACTGGCAGTGGCAGCTGTCCGGCAGGCTCGACACCTCGGTGGACGCCCCGGTGTACGACATCGACGGCTTCGACCGCACGGCGGCCCAGGTCGCCGCGCTGCACCGCGAGGGCCGCAAGGTCATCTGCTACCTCTCCACCGGCGCCTGGGAGGAGTTCCGCCCGGACGCCGCCCGCTTCCCCACCGCCGTGCTCGGGAAGGGCAACGGCTGGAAGGGCGAGCGCTGGCTCGACATCCGGCGCACCGAGGTCCTGGAACCGCTGATGGAGGCCCGGATCGCGATGTGCGCGAAGAAGGGTTTCGACGCGGTCGAACCGGACAACATGGACGGCTACCGCAACAGGAGCGGCTTCCCGCTCACCGCCGCCGACCAGCTGCGCTACAACCGCCTGATCGCCCGCCTGGTCCACCGCCACGGCATGTCGGTCGGCCTCAAGAACGACCTCCCGCAGATCCCGGAGCTGGTCGGGGACTTCGACTTCGCGGTCAACGAGCAGTGCGCGCAGTACGAGGAGTGCGAGGAGCTGACCCCGTTCGTGAAGGCGGGCAAGGCGGTCTTCCATGTGGAGTACGAGCTGCCGGCGGCGGAGTTCTGCGCACAGTCCCGGAAGCTGGGGCTCAGCTCGCTGCGCAAGGAGTACGAGCTGGGCGCGGAGCGCGAGAGCTGCGCCCAGGGCGTGTCCGGCGGATCAGGGTCGGACACGCCCTAG
- a CDS encoding leucyl aminopeptidase: MTALTLSTAGAATLRADALVVGVAKGAGSKPGDLVLAPGAEAVDKAFGGKLAAVLATLGASGAEGELTKVPAPEGLKVPVVIAAGLGKAPEKDGAYDAETLRRAAGAAARSLAGSKKAGFALPVGSVEDAEAVAEGALLGAYAFTAYQAGENKLAPKDAKPAGAKQALAEVAVLGAKPRDKAFKAAAERAIALAEEINRARDLVNTPPNDLYPESFAAVATAAGKEHGIKVQVLDEKALVKGGYGGILGVGQGAERGPRLVKLAYTHPKAEKTLALVGKGITYDSGGISLKPAGHNETMKCDMAGAAAVFATVVSAARLGLRVNVTAWLALAENMPSGSATRPGDVLRMYSGKTVEVLNTDAEGRLVMADALTRASEENPDAIVDVATLTGAMVLALGNRTFGIMSNDDAFRTSIHEIAEEVGEASWPMPLPADLRKGMDSPTADIANMGERMGGGLVAGLFLKEFVGEGIAWAHLDIAGPAFHEGAPYGYTPKGGTGSAVRTLVKLAERTAAGDLG; the protein is encoded by the coding sequence GTGACTGCTCTCACTCTCAGCACTGCCGGTGCGGCGACGCTGCGCGCCGACGCCCTCGTCGTGGGCGTCGCCAAGGGCGCTGGATCCAAGCCTGGCGACCTGGTCCTCGCACCGGGCGCCGAGGCCGTGGACAAGGCGTTCGGCGGAAAGCTCGCCGCCGTCCTGGCGACCCTGGGCGCCTCGGGTGCCGAGGGCGAGCTGACGAAGGTCCCCGCCCCCGAGGGCCTGAAGGTCCCCGTCGTCATCGCGGCCGGCCTCGGCAAGGCCCCGGAGAAGGACGGCGCGTACGACGCCGAGACGCTGCGCCGGGCCGCCGGTGCCGCCGCCCGTTCCCTGGCCGGCTCGAAGAAGGCCGGCTTCGCGCTGCCCGTCGGGTCCGTCGAGGACGCCGAGGCCGTCGCGGAGGGCGCCCTGCTCGGCGCGTACGCCTTCACCGCCTACCAGGCCGGCGAGAACAAGCTGGCCCCCAAGGACGCGAAGCCCGCCGGTGCCAAGCAGGCGCTGGCCGAGGTCGCCGTGCTCGGTGCCAAGCCGCGCGACAAGGCGTTCAAGGCCGCCGCCGAGCGCGCGATCGCCCTCGCCGAGGAGATCAACCGCGCCCGCGACCTGGTCAACACCCCGCCCAACGACCTGTACCCCGAGTCCTTCGCCGCCGTGGCCACCGCCGCCGGCAAGGAGCACGGCATCAAGGTGCAGGTGCTGGACGAGAAGGCGCTCGTCAAGGGCGGCTACGGCGGCATCCTCGGCGTCGGCCAGGGCGCCGAGCGCGGCCCGCGCCTGGTGAAGCTCGCCTACACGCACCCGAAGGCGGAGAAGACCCTGGCCCTCGTCGGCAAGGGCATCACCTACGACTCGGGCGGCATCTCGCTGAAGCCGGCCGGTCACAACGAGACGATGAAGTGCGACATGGCCGGCGCCGCCGCCGTGTTCGCGACCGTCGTCTCGGCCGCCCGTCTGGGCCTGCGCGTCAACGTCACCGCCTGGCTGGCGCTCGCCGAGAACATGCCGTCGGGCAGCGCCACCCGCCCGGGCGACGTCCTGCGCATGTACAGCGGCAAGACCGTCGAGGTCCTCAACACCGACGCCGAGGGCCGGCTCGTCATGGCCGACGCGCTGACCCGCGCCTCGGAGGAGAACCCGGACGCGATCGTCGACGTGGCGACCCTGACCGGCGCGATGGTGCTGGCCCTGGGCAACCGCACCTTCGGCATCATGTCCAACGACGACGCCTTCCGTACCTCGATCCACGAGATCGCGGAGGAGGTCGGCGAGGCGTCCTGGCCGATGCCGCTCCCGGCCGACCTGCGCAAGGGCATGGACTCCCCGACCGCCGACATCGCCAACATGGGCGAGCGGATGGGCGGCGGCCTGGTGGCCGGTCTGTTCCTGAAGGAGTTCGTGGGCGAGGGCATCGCCTGGGCCCACCTGGACATCGCGGGCCCCGCCTTCCACGAGGGCGCCCCCTACGGCTACACGCCCAAGGGCGGCACCGGCTCCGCCGTCCGCACGCTGGTGAAGCTGGCGGAGCGCACCGCCGCCGGCGACCTCGGCTGA
- the lpdA gene encoding dihydrolipoyl dehydrogenase: MANDASTVFDLVILGGGSGGYAAALRGAQLGLDVALIEKGKVGGTCLHNGCIPTKALLHAGEIADQARESEQFGVKATFEGIDMAAVHKYKDDVISGLYKGLQGLVASRKVHYIEGEGRLSSPTSVDVNGQRIQGRHVLLATGSVPKSLPGLEIDGNRIISSDHALKLDRVPKSAIVLGGGVIGVEFASAWTSFGSEVTIIEGLKHLVPVEDENSSKLLERAFRKRGIKFNLGTFFQSAEYTQDGVRVTLADGKTFEAEVLLVAIGRGPVSQGLGYEEAGVAMDRGYVLVDEYMRTNVETISAVGDLVPTLQLAHVGFAEGILVAERLAGLKTVPIDYDGVPRVTYCHPEVASVGITEAKAKELYGADKVVALKYNLAGNGKSKILKTAGEIKLVQVKDGAVVGVHMVGDRMGEQVGEAQLIYNWEALPAEVAQLIHAHPTQNEAMGEAHLALAGKPLHSHD, translated from the coding sequence GTGGCGAACGACGCCAGCACCGTTTTCGACCTAGTGATCCTCGGCGGTGGCAGCGGCGGGTACGCCGCGGCCCTGCGCGGAGCGCAGCTGGGCCTGGACGTCGCTCTGATCGAGAAGGGCAAGGTCGGCGGCACCTGCCTGCACAACGGCTGCATCCCCACGAAGGCCCTGCTGCACGCCGGCGAGATCGCGGACCAGGCCCGTGAGTCCGAGCAGTTCGGTGTGAAGGCCACCTTCGAGGGCATCGACATGGCGGCCGTCCACAAGTACAAGGACGACGTGATCTCCGGCCTGTACAAGGGCCTCCAGGGTCTCGTCGCCTCCCGCAAGGTGCACTACATCGAGGGTGAGGGCCGGCTCTCCTCCCCCACCTCGGTGGACGTGAACGGCCAGCGCATCCAGGGCCGCCACGTGCTCCTGGCGACCGGCTCCGTGCCGAAGTCGCTGCCGGGCCTGGAGATCGACGGCAACCGCATCATCTCCTCGGACCACGCGCTGAAGCTGGACCGCGTCCCGAAGTCCGCGATCGTGCTGGGCGGCGGCGTCATCGGCGTCGAGTTCGCCTCGGCGTGGACCTCCTTCGGCTCCGAAGTGACGATCATCGAGGGCCTGAAGCACCTCGTCCCGGTCGAGGACGAGAACAGCTCGAAGCTCCTTGAGCGCGCCTTCCGCAAGCGCGGCATCAAGTTCAACCTCGGCACCTTCTTCCAGAGCGCCGAGTACACGCAGGACGGCGTCCGCGTGACCCTCGCCGACGGCAAGACCTTCGAGGCGGAGGTGCTGCTGGTCGCGATCGGCCGCGGCCCGGTCTCGCAGGGCCTCGGTTACGAGGAGGCCGGGGTCGCCATGGACCGCGGCTACGTCCTGGTCGACGAGTACATGCGGACCAACGTGGAGACGATCTCCGCCGTGGGCGACCTGGTCCCGACGCTCCAGCTGGCGCACGTCGGCTTCGCCGAGGGCATCCTCGTCGCGGAGCGGCTGGCCGGCCTCAAGACCGTCCCGATCGACTACGACGGTGTCCCCCGGGTCACGTACTGCCACCCCGAGGTCGCCTCCGTCGGCATCACCGAGGCCAAGGCCAAGGAGCTGTACGGCGCGGACAAGGTCGTCGCGCTGAAGTACAACCTCGCGGGCAACGGCAAGAGCAAGATCCTCAAGACCGCGGGCGAGATCAAGCTCGTCCAGGTCAAGGACGGTGCCGTGGTCGGCGTCCACATGGTCGGTGACCGTATGGGCGAGCAGGTCGGCGAAGCCCAGCTGATCTACAACTGGGAAGCGCTGCCGGCCGAGGTGGCCCAGCTCATCCACGCCCACCCGACGCAGAACGAGGCGATGGGCGAGGCGCACCTGGCGCTCGCCGGCAAGCCGCTGCACTCCCACGACTGA